The Archangium primigenium genomic interval CGTCCTTCTCGGTGTGCCCCCTGTGGCCCTCGTGGAGCGTGCAGCCGCAGGAGGCCTTCCTGCGCTTCGATCTCGGCACGCTGCCGGCCAACGCGCGGGTGCTCTCCGCCACGCTCCAGGCGACGGCCCATGGCGGCTTCGCGTACGGCGGGGACGGCAACGTCTACACCCAGCTGGTGAAGGATGACACCTGGAACGAGTCGACGCTCACCTGGAACAACCGGCCCGCCGCCGAGGAGGCCCGGCTGGGCTTCTGGTGGCTCTGGTACGACACCCTGCCCAGAGAGCAGGTCGGCATCAACACCGAGCCCGCGCTGGCCAGCGTCGTTCAGGCAGAGCTTCAGGGAGACCGCAAGATCAGCCTGCGGCTGAGCTCGGGCGGGTACAAGACCCACTACTACTCGCGCGAGCACGCGGACACCTCGCGGCGCCCGAAGCTGGAGATCACCTACGAGCTGCCGGGCAACGCCTGCGTGGACGAGAACAAGCCCACGCTCGTGCTCACCGGCAGCCGCGAGGTGACGCTCGAGTGCGGCGTGGACACCTGGAAGGAGCCCGGCGCGCGGGCGTGGGATGCGTGCGGCCCGGTGGAGGTGCACTCCTTCAACTCGGGCAGTGACGCGCACGGCCCGGGCCCGAACACGTCCCAGGCCGGCTCGTACCAGATCCAGTACATCGCCTGGAACCGCCCCGGCTACACGGTGGACACGCTGCGCACGGTGAACGTGCTGGACCGCAACGCGCCGACGCTCAAGCTCAAGGGCAGCGCGACCATCACGCACACCTGTGGCAGCCAGTGGGTGGATCCGGGCGTGGAGTCGCGCGATGCGTGCGCGGGCGACCTGAGCGCCACCGTGACGCGCACGGGCGACATCAACAGCTGGGCGCCAGGCACGTACACCCTGCGCTACGACGTGCGCGATGACTCGGGCAACAAGGCCCCGACCGTGACGCGCACCGTGAACGTGGTCAACTGCCCCTGGTAGTTGGCGCGGGCGCGTGAGGCCAGGGGCGACGGTCTTGGACCGTCGCCCCTGTTTCGTTTCACAGGTCTCCCTCGGTCGTGGTGAGCGGCTTCACCTGGGGGGCGGGCGGCGCCGGGGGCAGGTCCACGCGCAGCGCGTCCGTGTCGTGGAAGCCCTTGGCGCTTACCTCGCCGCCCTTGAAGAGCGCCCAGCCCTGGAGCTTTCCCGGCTGGAAGGCGCGCGTCATGTGCCACAGCTCCAGGCCGCTGTTGGCCAGGTACAGGTAGAGCGTGCGCCTGGCGTTGTAGGGGTTGGGCAGCGCCACCGCCAGGCCATCCTCGGGACTGCCGTACGTGCGGCCCCGCCACTTGAAGAAGCGCAGGCCCGCCTCCACGGCCAGCTTCTTGTCCGCCACCAGGCGCGCCACCAGCGCGTTGTCCTCCAGGCTCCCGAGCACGAACAAGTCCTTGGAGGCCAGCTCCGCGTCCGTCACCTCGGCGTCCGTGCGCAGCGGGGCCACCTGATCCGTCGAGGCGTCCGCCACCACGTCCCGGAAGTTCAGGCTCAGCGTGCGCGCCGCCTCCACGCCCCGCGCCGTGCCGTGCACGAAGAGCAGGTGCTCGAAGTCGTCCAGCGCGTTGGACAGCACCTGGAAGCGCTCGCGCGGCACGGGGATGTCGTTGGTGGGGTTGAACACCACGCGCAGGGGCCGCTCGGCCACGGAGAAGGTGAACGTGTCCTTCGGGCCCTTGACCTCCACGCGCTCGAGCGTCGAGCCCTTGGCGCTCACCAGCTCCACCGTGGTGACGAAGTGGTAGGGCGTGCCGCCCTGCTCCACCGTGAGCGTCACGTCCTCGCCCTTCGGGCCCGGGGCCACGCTGGCCGTCACGCGCGGCGCGGGCAGCCCGCTCCGCTCCACCCACTGCTTCACGAAGGGCGCCAGGTCCCGGCCCGCCGCCTCGGACGCGGTGCGGATGAAGTCCTGGGTGGTGATGTCCTTCTGGGCGAAGCGCTCGTGCACCGCGCGCATCACCTTGGAGAAGGCCGTGTTGCCGAGCAGCAGCCTCATCTGGTGCAGGAGGAAGGTGCCCTTGATGCGCGGGAGGGCGTAGGCGCCGTAGCGGTCATACGCGGTGCGCGCGGCCACGGGCACCACGTCCGGCTCGCGCGCGGTGAGGTACAGGTAGCGGGCGTTGAGCTCGGCCAGGGCATCGCGCTGGGCGTCCAGGGCCTTGTCGGGCGTGGCCGGCAGCGCCTGGAGCTGGTGCCAGTAGGCCGCCGTGCCGCTCACCAGCCAGTTCTCCCCGTCCGAGGCCGGGAAGACGGTGTTGGCCCACAGGGCCTTCTTGTCGAAGCTCAGCGCCTCCTTGAGCTTGGTGGCGTCGCGCTTGGGCTCGGACGCATTGGCGGCCTCCGCGGCCCGCTTCGCCCGGGCGGCCTGGAGCTTGTCCGTCACGTAGAGCGGGCTGAACGTCGTGTAGCCGAGCGTCAGGTGGGGCGTGGCGCCGGGCAGGTCCGCGATGTAGCGGCTGCCCACCCACTTCTCGCGCTGGGTCGTCTTGCCGTAGTGCGCGAGGAACATGAGCTGGCGCGCCATCTCCTCGGTGGTGAGCTTGCCGTCGCAGGCGTGGGGCCGGTTGATGGGGCTGGAGGCCAGCATGCGGATGGCGTTGTCCAGGTCGATGCCGCCCTGGCCGTGCTTCTCGAAGTACTGCTGGAAGGCGATGTCGCGGT includes:
- a CDS encoding immunoglobulin-like domain-containing protein; this translates as MKRRAARSPWFVSRPQLTLPTVLLLATSACGPSAETASEQAEVSASALRTEEGAMPVPVPTGELEIPEQALAQTTVVLEPVADTFVRADSPTLNFGTTTSFSVCPLWPSWSVQPQEAFLRFDLGTLPANARVLSATLQATAHGGFAYGGDGNVYTQLVKDDTWNESTLTWNNRPAAEEARLGFWWLWYDTLPREQVGINTEPALASVVQAELQGDRKISLRLSSGGYKTHYYSREHADTSRRPKLEITYELPGNACVDENKPTLVLTGSREVTLECGVDTWKEPGARAWDACGPVEVHSFNSGSDAHGPGPNTSQAGSYQIQYIAWNRPGYTVDTLRTVNVLDRNAPTLKLKGSATITHTCGSQWVDPGVESRDACAGDLSATVTRTGDINSWAPGTYTLRYDVRDDSGNKAPTVTRTVNVVNCPW
- a CDS encoding C45 family peptidase: MRSFPPSSSLLTAWLLSTGALLPIAAHAGGAVALPNAGFEERAAAGLPTQWSVAGTGRVISSTDGKSEGARGLVIEHPAAGAETTVESQPVKLQVGRLYRLSAWVRTRGVHADAQARYPTAIGACLSMKSFPFTNCSPSPGAEQEGRVSVLFFAIQSEDTVRLHLGRNGAATGSAWFDDVRLEEVDDITEYIPLESVRWAGKGFRYDDGGWKYIHIEGEPHERGMQYGELVADDVVRYMEKLGTLKNKQDAANGWAQTRLLTDSLFLRKYEPEFLEEMRGIADGVNQAGVKFKDRELDLLDIVALNSAVDLGQLESANRVSATALSGRTFLKAEDEAARAGEGDHCSSFVATKSATKDGRLIMGQIFMWNGYTGVHWDVMLDVKPTRGHRFVMQTFPGGIHSGADWYLNDAGVVMGETTVGQTPFDPDGTPQSNRIRKAAQYAGSIDDVARILQENNNGLYSNDWTLADTKTGEGACFTLGTKTSRMWRTGDATHASDTPGKLVDFIWANNNNRDLEVRKESVANPLNAPVDLAFNTWNRDIAFQQYFEKHGQGGIDLDNAIRMLASSPINRPHACDGKLTTEEMARQLMFLAHYGKTTQREKWVGSRYIADLPGATPHLTLGYTTFSPLYVTDKLQAARAKRAAEAANASEPKRDATKLKEALSFDKKALWANTVFPASDGENWLVSGTAAYWHQLQALPATPDKALDAQRDALAELNARYLYLTAREPDVVPVAARTAYDRYGAYALPRIKGTFLLHQMRLLLGNTAFSKVMRAVHERFAQKDITTQDFIRTASEAAGRDLAPFVKQWVERSGLPAPRVTASVAPGPKGEDVTLTVEQGGTPYHFVTTVELVSAKGSTLERVEVKGPKDTFTFSVAERPLRVVFNPTNDIPVPRERFQVLSNALDDFEHLLFVHGTARGVEAARTLSLNFRDVVADASTDQVAPLRTDAEVTDAELASKDLFVLGSLEDNALVARLVADKKLAVEAGLRFFKWRGRTYGSPEDGLAVALPNPYNARRTLYLYLANSGLELWHMTRAFQPGKLQGWALFKGGEVSAKGFHDTDALRVDLPPAPPAPQVKPLTTTEGDL